In the Salinirubrum litoreum genome, one interval contains:
- a CDS encoding nucleotide exchange factor GrpE, translated as MTEDADETAGTAETADTETDADPASDGGATELAVDPDDVIARAEDADPALADDVRELVDRVAELESELADRDEEIEDLEGRLKRKQADFQNYKKRAKKRQDQIRDTATEDFVERVVPVRDNLVRALDQPEGADIRGGVESTLAEFDRVLEEEGVEVIDPQPGEDVDPQRHEVMMRTGSDQPEDTVASTFEAGYEMGGSVIRAAKITVSDGPAEGETGDDGPAEETTDADAE; from the coding sequence ATGACCGAGGACGCCGACGAGACCGCCGGCACAGCGGAGACGGCCGACACCGAGACGGACGCCGACCCCGCCAGCGACGGCGGTGCGACGGAACTCGCGGTCGATCCGGACGACGTGATCGCCCGCGCCGAGGACGCCGACCCCGCCCTCGCGGACGACGTGCGCGAACTGGTCGACCGTGTCGCCGAGTTGGAGTCCGAACTGGCCGACCGCGACGAGGAGATCGAGGACCTCGAAGGCCGCCTGAAGCGCAAGCAGGCCGACTTCCAGAACTACAAGAAGCGCGCGAAGAAGCGACAGGACCAGATCCGCGACACCGCGACCGAGGACTTCGTAGAGCGCGTGGTGCCGGTCCGTGACAACCTCGTCCGGGCGTTAGATCAGCCAGAGGGTGCCGACATCCGGGGCGGTGTGGAGTCCACACTGGCGGAGTTCGACCGCGTCCTCGAGGAGGAGGGCGTCGAGGTGATCGACCCCCAACCCGGCGAAGACGTCGACCCCCAGCGCCACGAGGTGATGATGCGGACCGGGTCCGACCAACCGGAAGACACGGTCGCCTCGACCTTCGAGGCCGGCTACGAGATGGGCGGCAGTGTGATCCGCGCCGCGAAGATCACCGTCAGCGACGGCCCGGCCGAGGGCGAGACCGGTGACGACGGCCCGGCCGAGGAGACCACCGACGCGGACGCCGAGTGA
- the mce gene encoding methylmalonyl-CoA epimerase: MEFHHAGIATDDAAHLRELFGGLFDAPVAHEERFDGMDVLFLELDDGYFELLEPHEDGAIGRYLDSHGPGIHHLALATDDIESALATADEMGVAAIDKEPRPGAWGHEVAFLHPKSTGGVLIEFVQH, translated from the coding sequence ATGGAGTTTCACCACGCCGGTATCGCCACCGACGACGCGGCGCACCTGCGAGAGTTGTTCGGCGGTCTGTTCGACGCGCCGGTCGCCCACGAGGAGCGGTTCGACGGGATGGACGTGCTGTTTCTCGAACTCGACGACGGCTACTTCGAACTGCTCGAACCGCACGAAGACGGCGCTATCGGTCGGTATCTCGACAGTCACGGCCCCGGCATCCACCACCTCGCGCTGGCCACGGACGACATCGAATCTGCACTGGCGACCGCCGACGAGATGGGTGTCGCGGCTATCGACAAGGAACCGCGCCCCGGCGCGTGGGGCCACGAGGTCGCCTTCCTCCACCCCAAATCTACGGGGGGTGTGCTGATCGAGTTCGTCCAGCACTGA
- a CDS encoding alpha/beta hydrolase produces MPTLGLVRRLRESVRETPRMRFTRHGDPTDDDLLLVLGWGNEPQHDPVAWLLDRLIESEYHVHAVTLPTNVWDFDRQYLAPVADYAEDRDFAGVVAHSTGGLIAAHLDLDARIVYCSPWWGTTPSPGVEALVMPLFLRLPTANPFFTVERDVSAIGDLKDPDEYDEGPTGVSPAFLRTILDAQSRLPAFDTDDVVFCTLTDEVVGVRAIGRHAPAENIRPYDGGHEFFASSGREDVFDDLLVALEDGPDALR; encoded by the coding sequence ATGCCCACCCTCGGTCTCGTCCGGCGACTCCGCGAGAGCGTCCGCGAGACACCGCGAATGCGGTTCACCCGCCACGGCGACCCGACCGACGACGACCTCCTCCTCGTGCTCGGCTGGGGGAACGAACCACAGCACGACCCGGTGGCGTGGCTACTCGACCGACTGATCGAGTCGGAGTACCACGTCCACGCCGTCACTCTGCCGACGAACGTCTGGGACTTCGACCGGCAGTATCTCGCGCCGGTGGCCGACTACGCCGAGGACCGCGACTTCGCTGGCGTCGTCGCGCACAGCACCGGCGGCCTGATCGCGGCACACCTCGACCTCGACGCCCGGATCGTCTACTGTAGTCCCTGGTGGGGGACGACACCCAGCCCCGGCGTCGAGGCACTGGTGATGCCACTCTTCCTCCGCCTACCGACTGCGAACCCATTCTTCACCGTCGAGCGCGACGTGTCGGCCATCGGCGACCTCAAAGACCCCGACGAGTACGACGAGGGACCGACCGGTGTCTCGCCCGCCTTCCTCCGGACGATTCTCGACGCGCAGTCCCGACTCCCCGCGTTCGACACCGACGACGTCGTCTTCTGCACGCTGACCGACGAGGTGGTCGGCGTCCGGGCGATCGGGCGGCACGCCCCGGCCGAGAACATCCGCCCGTACGACGGCGGCCACGAGTTCTTCGCGTCGTCCGGGCGCGAGGACGTGTTCGACGACCTGCTGGTCGCACTGGAAGACGGGCCCGACGCACTTCGGTGA